Proteins from a single region of Streptomyces sp. HUAS 15-9:
- a CDS encoding DUF397 domain-containing protein, producing MALLQGATETWTKSSYSAGNGACVEVKSAAAVELAVRDSKVAQGPVLAFPADAWNAFVASVKA from the coding sequence ATGGCACTGCTTCAGGGCGCCACGGAGACGTGGACCAAGTCCTCCTATTCCGCAGGGAACGGAGCCTGCGTCGAGGTCAAGTCGGCCGCGGCCGTCGAACTCGCCGTGCGTGACTCCAAGGTCGCACAGGGCCCGGTCCTCGCCTTCCCCGCCGACGCCTGGAACGCCTTCGTGGCCTCGGTCAAGGCTTAG
- a CDS encoding helix-turn-helix domain-containing protein, translated as MASNVNPTVRRRRLGQELRRLRELKGMTAEEVAERLLVSQSKISRLENGRRSISQRDVRDLCGVYEVEDQRVVDSLMEMARDSRQQGWWHAFGDIPYSVYIGLETDAESLRVYEPQLVTGLLQTRAYAEALVQGALPETSTTDIEKRVQVRLRRQERIAAENNPLRLWVVLDEASLRRVVGSKLIMREQLEHLIEMSQLPHVTVQVLPFEVGAHPGLNGQYAILEFADAADSSVVYLEGVTSDLYLEKAHDVQRYAVMYEHLRAQSLNVEQSRQYIADVAKEYAR; from the coding sequence GTGGCGTCCAATGTCAATCCAACCGTCAGGCGACGCCGGCTGGGCCAGGAGCTGCGCAGGCTCCGCGAGCTCAAGGGCATGACGGCCGAGGAAGTGGCGGAACGACTGCTGGTCTCGCAGTCGAAGATCAGCCGTCTGGAGAACGGCCGGCGCAGCATCAGCCAGCGTGACGTCCGTGATCTGTGCGGGGTGTACGAGGTCGAGGACCAGCGGGTCGTCGACTCGCTGATGGAGATGGCCCGGGACTCCCGGCAACAGGGCTGGTGGCATGCGTTCGGGGACATCCCGTACAGCGTCTACATCGGTCTGGAGACCGACGCCGAGTCGCTGCGGGTGTACGAACCCCAGCTGGTCACCGGGTTGTTGCAGACCCGCGCTTACGCGGAGGCCCTGGTGCAGGGCGCGCTGCCGGAGACCTCGACGACCGACATCGAGAAGCGGGTCCAGGTGCGGCTGCGGCGACAGGAACGTATCGCCGCCGAGAACAACCCGCTCCGGCTGTGGGTCGTACTGGACGAGGCGTCGCTGCGCCGGGTGGTGGGCAGCAAGCTGATCATGCGGGAGCAGTTGGAGCACCTCATCGAGATGTCCCAGCTGCCCCATGTCACCGTGCAGGTCCTGCCGTTCGAGGTGGGCGCGCATCCCGGGCTCAACGGCCAGTACGCGATCCTGGAGTTCGCCGACGCGGCCGACTCCAGCGTGGTGTACCTGGAGGGCGTCACCAGCGACCTCTACCTGGAGAAGGCGCACGATGTCCAGAGATATGCGGTGATGTACGAGCACTTGCGGGCACAGTCCCTGAATGTGGAGCAATCCCGGCAGTACATCGCAGACGTGGCCAAAGAGTACGCCCGTTGA
- a CDS encoding GOLPH3/VPS74 family protein, with product MGRSRRTIPEELLLLALDPATGTTAQPQSLDLGLAGAQLVELALAGRIAPDGDRIAVVVPRPTGDPTLDCALELLRRRGAPVRAVHWIGGPRLGLRQTYLSHLERCGMVAAVPGQMCGVLPTTRYQATDTAISREIRSRLDSAIRTGVPPDPRTAALAALAHAVGLGKHLYPGNEGRSSRSRLRDLIRHDPMGGLVAHAVMDVQNGAVAQPRRNPASAGRQAGPGARVAAEPARGVPMQPRHGSMARAVVH from the coding sequence ATGGGCAGGAGCCGCAGAACAATTCCGGAGGAGCTTCTGCTGCTGGCATTGGACCCGGCCACGGGTACCACTGCGCAGCCGCAGTCGCTCGACCTCGGTCTGGCCGGAGCACAGCTAGTGGAGCTGGCGCTGGCCGGACGGATAGCCCCAGACGGGGATCGTATCGCCGTGGTGGTGCCACGGCCGACAGGAGATCCGACTCTGGACTGCGCGTTGGAGTTGCTGCGAAGGCGCGGCGCTCCGGTTCGCGCTGTCCACTGGATCGGCGGGCCGCGTCTCGGGCTCCGCCAGACGTACCTCTCGCATCTGGAGCGGTGCGGCATGGTTGCCGCCGTACCGGGGCAGATGTGCGGGGTACTGCCGACGACTCGTTACCAGGCGACGGACACCGCCATCAGCCGGGAGATCCGTTCCCGGCTGGATTCCGCGATCCGCACCGGCGTACCGCCGGACCCGCGGACCGCGGCGCTCGCCGCCCTGGCACACGCGGTCGGCCTCGGCAAGCACCTGTATCCGGGGAACGAGGGACGCTCGTCCCGCTCCCGGCTGCGGGACCTGATCCGGCACGACCCGATGGGCGGCCTCGTGGCGCACGCCGTGATGGACGTCCAGAACGGCGCGGTGGCCCAGCCACGCCGCAACCCGGCCTCCGCCGGCCGTCAGGCCGGACCGGGAGCCAGGGTCGCAGCGGAACCCGCTCGTGGCGTTCCGATGCAACCGCGCCACGGTTCCATGGCGCGCGCCGTGGTCCACTGA
- a CDS encoding D-alanyl-D-alanine carboxypeptidase, which produces MSEAAHGSETEDEASADSDGEDDDQGATQSGSGANDEDESAADTEAKGEDGSAAAEAEDDEAVAQADSEGNGGAAFGSEADDEAHAESEPEGDRGTAQADTEPQDARSAAQANPEAKDGDAAPASETGNEARAESEPEDGEAPEAGGGVEGEDERPGADDAAVEAADAESASAPKADADAKGSAPKSTPDPRTPRDPRPADGEDAPQGPPAPKDESRTGGAGGNRKAEGGAEADAKPTDAPKSTKTPKPPVDHPTAVFKAPRPKPQVDQPTTMLKLGGTPKPKPTEPADAERTSKFVALKPLDDPATRKPKPPAQAPADVTTAVPQVGPERTTQQPLPPKLPLDLLAELTNTPPPPETPVRTIVRRVKIWTPLVILLVIIFAVVQALRPLPAPALALTAEESYQFDGGKVTLPWPSEGQGWMDVDGIGTMDSFGKQTPVAIGSVAKTMTAYIVLKDHPLKAGEEGPTITVDATAEKEGGYDKTGESTLNSIKAGDKLTLRQALSAVMIPSANNIARLLARWDAGGSEAAFVKKMNATAKELGMTATTYTDPSGLKESTVSTAGDQVKLGNAVVKIPALVAITSAASWKDPSGHNWPNYNQLPYLVGAIGIKTGSTTAAGGNLLFAARKKVGGETVTVVGAILGQHKPSILDTVNAVSKTALLAAEDALTSAKTVKKGDVVGYVDDGLDGHTPVVVTEDVTAVGWAGLKVKLSFASDTVPHTAKAGTKVGTLTVGDGKTGAVQVPVALKEDLTEPGFGSKLTRLG; this is translated from the coding sequence GTGAGCGAGGCTGCCCACGGTTCGGAGACCGAGGACGAGGCGAGTGCCGACTCCGACGGCGAGGACGACGACCAAGGAGCGACACAGTCCGGCTCCGGGGCGAACGACGAGGACGAGTCAGCGGCCGACACCGAGGCCAAGGGCGAGGACGGATCGGCAGCGGCCGAGGCCGAGGACGACGAGGCGGTGGCCCAGGCCGACTCCGAGGGCAACGGCGGGGCCGCCTTCGGTTCGGAGGCCGATGACGAGGCGCACGCCGAGTCCGAGCCCGAGGGCGACCGCGGCACGGCACAGGCCGACACCGAGCCCCAGGACGCCCGCAGCGCGGCGCAGGCAAACCCAGAGGCCAAGGACGGCGACGCCGCCCCGGCTTCGGAGACCGGCAACGAGGCACGCGCCGAGTCCGAGCCCGAGGACGGCGAAGCCCCGGAGGCGGGCGGCGGGGTCGAAGGCGAGGACGAGCGTCCCGGTGCCGATGACGCTGCCGTCGAGGCCGCTGACGCCGAGTCGGCTTCCGCGCCGAAGGCGGATGCCGACGCGAAGGGCTCCGCCCCGAAGTCGACGCCCGACCCCCGAACCCCCCGCGACCCGCGACCCGCCGACGGCGAGGACGCCCCGCAGGGGCCACCCGCACCCAAGGACGAGAGCCGCACGGGTGGTGCGGGTGGGAACCGCAAGGCCGAAGGCGGAGCCGAGGCCGACGCCAAGCCCACCGACGCCCCCAAATCCACCAAGACCCCCAAGCCCCCCGTCGACCACCCCACCGCCGTCTTCAAGGCGCCCAGGCCCAAGCCCCAGGTCGACCAGCCGACCACCATGCTCAAGCTGGGCGGCACCCCGAAGCCGAAGCCCACCGAGCCGGCGGACGCCGAACGCACCAGCAAGTTCGTCGCGCTCAAGCCCCTCGACGACCCGGCAACCCGCAAGCCGAAGCCGCCGGCCCAGGCACCCGCCGACGTCACCACCGCCGTCCCCCAGGTCGGCCCCGAGCGCACCACCCAGCAGCCGCTCCCGCCCAAGCTCCCGCTCGACCTGCTCGCCGAGCTGACGAACACGCCCCCGCCGCCGGAGACCCCGGTCAGGACGATCGTGCGGCGGGTCAAGATCTGGACCCCGCTGGTCATCCTGCTGGTGATCATCTTTGCGGTCGTACAGGCTCTGCGCCCCCTGCCCGCCCCCGCCCTCGCGTTGACCGCCGAGGAGTCGTACCAGTTCGACGGTGGCAAGGTCACCCTTCCCTGGCCCTCCGAGGGCCAGGGCTGGATGGACGTCGACGGCATCGGCACGATGGACAGCTTCGGCAAGCAGACGCCCGTCGCCATCGGCTCGGTGGCCAAGACGATGACGGCGTACATCGTGCTGAAGGACCACCCGCTCAAGGCGGGCGAGGAGGGTCCGACCATCACCGTCGACGCCACCGCCGAGAAGGAGGGCGGCTACGACAAGACCGGCGAGTCCACGCTCAACAGCATCAAGGCCGGTGACAAGCTCACGCTGAGGCAGGCCCTGTCGGCTGTCATGATCCCGTCCGCGAACAACATCGCCCGTCTGCTGGCCCGTTGGGACGCGGGCGGCTCCGAGGCGGCGTTCGTCAAGAAGATGAACGCCACCGCCAAGGAGCTCGGGATGACGGCGACGACGTACACCGACCCCTCCGGGCTGAAGGAGAGCACCGTCTCCACGGCCGGGGACCAGGTGAAGCTCGGCAACGCGGTCGTGAAGATCCCGGCCCTCGTGGCAATCACCAGCGCGGCCAGCTGGAAGGACCCTTCCGGACACAACTGGCCGAACTACAACCAGCTCCCCTACCTCGTGGGCGCGATCGGCATCAAGACCGGCAGCACCACCGCGGCAGGCGGCAACCTCCTCTTCGCCGCCCGCAAGAAGGTCGGCGGCGAGACGGTCACCGTCGTCGGCGCGATCCTCGGCCAGCACAAGCCGTCGATCCTCGACACGGTCAACGCGGTCAGCAAGACGGCGCTGCTCGCCGCCGAGGACGCGCTCACGTCGGCGAAGACCGTGAAGAAGGGCGATGTGGTCGGGTATGTGGACGACGGCCTCGACGGGCACACCCCGGTCGTCGTCACCGAGGACGTCACCGCCGTCGGCTGGGCCGGCCTGAAGGTGAAGCTGTCCTTCGCCTCCGACACCGTCCCGCACACCGCGAAGGCCGGGACCAAGGTCGGCACACTCACCGTCGGTGACGGCAAGACCGGCGCGGTGCAGGTCCCGGTGGCCCTGAAGGAGGACCTGACCGAGCCCGGCTTCGGCAGCAAGCTGACCCGTCTCGGCTGA
- a CDS encoding MFS transporter translates to MATAEPTRADDADPGPGSGPRIRLPEADTDGHGTGSYGPDESPGDSHDDRPDDSRGDRRACGPSASPTGRRARLLAAAEPLRQRLLLHPVLSMTALAGVLHIIWFFTFANSGGDLAAQDAWAEFVGRHPDSAYNLAWYGGMHPVSYSVVSPYLMSVLGVRTTMMIAGTVSAGLLTLILIRSRVVKNPLWAALAGVFALICNAVSGRVTFGLGTMFALGAVAAVFCWPYRWRHKRWAKALVAAPLAALATMGSPVAGLFVGLIAAALFLQKRRPGAWALGLAPSAVVAVSALLFPFSGTQPMTILSVILPLLYGLLCLFLVPKEWRTVRLTAGVFSIGVVLVWLVSSQIGSNISRLPMLFAGVTLIAALPFAVPRSRKWYTIVLAFLGTVGWIGFKSVDDIIHTTPAASWARELAPLVNELQEVGAEKGRVEVVPARSHREASALAPYVNLARGWNRQADMERNPLFYDDTLNSANYHEWLQRWAVHFVVLPKDDPDGDGGERERTLVRRGMPYLKQIWGDANWQLFKVTDPAPLAEPDAVVDRAEQGELTIEVRRAGRILIRIPYSPWLSIVDAQGKSLKPPQETEASKHRADGTPKSYDNVNGCLMETREDAQGDKWTMLLAPKAGTYHLAAPYQLPRGTPCPDELR, encoded by the coding sequence GTGGCCACAGCGGAGCCGACACGCGCCGACGACGCCGATCCGGGCCCGGGATCCGGCCCGCGAATACGCCTGCCCGAAGCTGACACGGACGGTCACGGCACCGGGTCGTACGGCCCCGACGAGAGCCCTGGCGACAGCCACGACGACCGCCCTGACGACAGCCGCGGCGACCGTCGTGCGTGCGGCCCGAGCGCCAGCCCCACCGGCAGACGGGCCCGGCTGCTCGCCGCCGCCGAGCCGCTTCGGCAGCGGCTGCTGCTCCATCCGGTGCTGTCCATGACCGCGCTGGCCGGTGTGCTGCACATCATCTGGTTCTTCACGTTCGCCAACAGCGGCGGCGACCTCGCGGCGCAGGACGCGTGGGCCGAGTTCGTCGGCCGGCACCCCGATTCGGCGTACAACCTCGCCTGGTACGGCGGGATGCACCCGGTGTCGTACAGCGTGGTGTCGCCGTATCTGATGTCGGTCCTCGGTGTCCGTACGACGATGATGATCGCCGGGACGGTCTCGGCGGGCCTGCTGACGTTGATCCTCATCCGCAGCCGGGTCGTGAAGAACCCGCTGTGGGCCGCGCTGGCCGGGGTCTTCGCACTGATATGCAACGCGGTCTCGGGCCGGGTGACCTTCGGTCTCGGCACGATGTTCGCGCTCGGCGCGGTCGCGGCCGTGTTCTGCTGGCCGTACCGCTGGCGGCACAAACGGTGGGCGAAGGCGCTGGTCGCCGCGCCGCTCGCCGCGCTCGCCACCATGGGCTCCCCCGTCGCGGGCCTGTTCGTGGGCCTGATCGCGGCGGCGCTCTTCCTGCAGAAGCGGCGGCCCGGCGCCTGGGCGCTGGGGCTCGCGCCGTCGGCGGTCGTCGCCGTCTCGGCCTTGCTGTTCCCCTTCTCCGGCACCCAGCCGATGACGATCCTCTCGGTGATTCTGCCGCTGTTGTACGGGCTGCTGTGCCTCTTCCTCGTCCCCAAGGAGTGGCGGACCGTCCGGCTGACCGCCGGGGTCTTCAGCATCGGGGTGGTGCTGGTCTGGCTGGTCAGCTCGCAGATCGGGTCGAACATCTCGCGGCTGCCGATGCTGTTCGCGGGTGTGACGCTGATCGCGGCGCTGCCGTTCGCGGTGCCGCGCTCGCGCAAGTGGTACACGATCGTGCTGGCGTTCCTCGGGACCGTCGGCTGGATCGGCTTCAAGTCGGTCGACGACATCATCCATACGACCCCGGCGGCGTCCTGGGCGCGCGAGCTGGCCCCGCTCGTGAACGAGCTGCAGGAGGTCGGCGCCGAGAAGGGCCGCGTCGAGGTGGTCCCGGCCCGCTCCCACCGCGAGGCCTCCGCGCTCGCGCCGTACGTCAACCTGGCCCGCGGCTGGAACCGCCAGGCCGACATGGAGCGCAATCCGCTCTTCTACGACGACACGCTCAACTCGGCGAACTACCACGAATGGCTCCAGCGCTGGGCCGTCCACTTCGTCGTGCTGCCCAAGGACGATCCGGACGGGGACGGCGGCGAGCGCGAGCGGACCCTGGTCCGGCGCGGTATGCCATATCTGAAGCAGATCTGGGGCGACGCCAACTGGCAGCTGTTCAAGGTGACCGACCCGGCGCCGCTCGCCGAGCCCGACGCGGTGGTCGACCGCGCCGAGCAGGGCGAGCTGACGATCGAGGTCCGCCGGGCCGGCCGCATCCTCATCCGGATCCCGTACTCGCCGTGGCTGAGCATCGTCGACGCCCAGGGCAAGAGCCTCAAGCCGCCCCAGGAGACCGAGGCCTCCAAGCACCGCGCCGACGGCACGCCGAAGTCGTACGACAACGTCAACGGCTGTCTGATGGAGACGCGGGAGGACGCGCAGGGGGACAAGTGGACGATGCTGCTGGCCCCCAAGGCCGGTACGTACCACTTGGCCGCGCCCTACCAACTCCCACGAGGCACTCCGTGCCCGGACGAACTCAGGTGA
- a CDS encoding glycosyltransferase, with translation MHQAHHVLVLGRTDDVVLKGLDIAARAVAVVADRYSTAGLLVRGALRDQCGALHGEQAGLSGLARERVDVRAYSVDPAELHRDLGRSAVCVMPSCVEGLGLVPLEAIAAGTPVLVSAKCGSAELLRELLGRNAEPMIVDVHDHQRRDTAAWAAAIDGILGDLPAALHFADQVRGQLAGRLKWSDTVATLTRALRNADRQDPAQAVYRPA, from the coding sequence TTGCACCAGGCACACCATGTGCTCGTCCTCGGCCGCACCGACGACGTGGTCCTGAAGGGCCTGGACATCGCCGCCCGGGCCGTGGCCGTCGTCGCGGACAGGTACAGCACCGCCGGGCTGCTCGTCCGCGGCGCCCTGCGGGACCAGTGCGGCGCGCTGCACGGCGAACAGGCCGGGCTGTCCGGCCTCGCTCGCGAACGCGTCGACGTACGCGCCTACTCCGTCGACCCCGCCGAACTGCACCGCGACCTCGGCCGCTCCGCGGTGTGCGTCATGCCCTCCTGCGTCGAAGGACTCGGGCTGGTCCCCCTTGAGGCGATCGCCGCGGGCACCCCCGTCCTGGTGAGCGCCAAGTGCGGATCCGCCGAGCTGCTGCGCGAGCTCCTCGGGCGCAACGCCGAGCCGATGATCGTCGACGTCCACGATCACCAGCGCCGTGACACGGCGGCATGGGCGGCGGCCATTGACGGCATCCTGGGCGACCTGCCCGCCGCCCTCCACTTCGCCGACCAGGTCCGTGGCCAACTGGCGGGCAGGCTGAAGTGGAGCGACACCGTGGCGACGCTGACACGCGCGCTGCGGAACGCTGACAGGCAGGACCCGGCCCAGGCCGTGTACCGGCCGGCGTAG
- a CDS encoding SDR family oxidoreductase, whose translation MSLLAGKTVVVSGVGAGLGHQVAAAVVRDGGNAVLGARTEANLAKSAAEIDPAGAHTAYRTTDITDEGQCEALAELARKRFGAIDAVVHVAAWDSYFGGVEDADFATWQSVIDVNLLGSLRMTRACLPALKERGGSVVFIGTQSAIAAPTQVKQAAYAASKGALTSTMYSLAQELGPHRIRVNTVLPGWMWGPPVQAYVQFTAHTESVPEATVLKRLTARMALPELATDGDVADAAVFLASDRARAITGQSLLVNAGELMR comes from the coding sequence ATGTCACTGCTCGCGGGCAAGACCGTCGTCGTCTCGGGGGTCGGGGCGGGTCTCGGCCACCAGGTCGCGGCGGCGGTCGTACGGGACGGGGGGAACGCGGTGCTCGGGGCGCGCACCGAGGCGAACCTCGCGAAGAGCGCGGCCGAGATCGATCCGGCCGGGGCGCACACGGCGTACCGGACGACGGACATCACCGACGAGGGGCAGTGCGAGGCGCTTGCGGAGCTGGCGCGAAAGCGGTTCGGGGCGATCGATGCCGTGGTGCATGTGGCGGCCTGGGACTCCTACTTCGGCGGTGTCGAGGACGCGGACTTCGCGACCTGGCAGTCGGTCATCGACGTCAATCTGCTGGGGTCGCTGCGCATGACCCGGGCCTGCCTGCCGGCGCTGAAGGAGCGCGGCGGGTCGGTCGTCTTCATCGGGACCCAGTCGGCCATCGCCGCACCGACACAGGTGAAGCAGGCCGCGTACGCCGCCTCGAAGGGCGCCCTGACCAGCACGATGTACTCCCTGGCCCAGGAACTCGGCCCGCACCGGATCCGCGTCAACACGGTCCTGCCCGGCTGGATGTGGGGCCCACCGGTGCAGGCGTACGTCCAGTTCACCGCCCACACGGAGTCCGTACCGGAGGCGACGGTCCTGAAACGCCTGACAGCCCGGATGGCCCTTCCCGAACTGGCGACGGACGGCGACGTGGCGGACGCGGCGGTGTTCCTCGCCTCGGACCGCGCACGGGCCATCACCGGGCAGTCCCTGCTGGTCAACGCCGGGGAGCTGATGCGCTGA
- a CDS encoding sodium:solute symporter family protein yields the protein MNALDWTVLIAYFGVMVAIGIWSHKRVDDVSDFFTAGGKMPWWLSGISHHMSGYSAVMFTGYAGIAYTYGVTSFVTWSFPIALGIAIGSKMFAPRINRLRSRLHVASPLEYLKNRYNLPTQQALAWSGMLLKIVDVGAKWAAIATLLSVFTGVSLNQGILITGAITAVYCTIGGLWADALTELGQFVIQLLAGLSMFVAVVAKLDDKNIGFLGAWDEPALHGHGKPLVGPYGTVFLLAFLFIKLFEYNGGMLNQAQRYMATAGPREATRSARLSAALWLVWPVILFFPMWMSPLLVHANKPDGSDSYALMTEQLLPHGLLGLVIVGFFSHTMAMCSSDANAIAAVFTRDVAPVLSARARAWNERSGLIAARVTTVVFLALSMSVATQVNSPTFKDIITVVIKWVAGLMGPIAIPMMLGLLRPFRRSGPTAALTSWAAGLLAFWLVNYPINWNVDGGVPLQYQVSVPLAVSLVLYILIGYLKPEDTPERLAVIERINTDGDGAAAPVPATAETEPA from the coding sequence ATGAACGCTCTCGACTGGACCGTGCTCATCGCCTACTTCGGCGTGATGGTCGCGATCGGCATCTGGTCGCACAAGCGCGTGGACGACGTCAGCGACTTCTTCACGGCCGGCGGCAAGATGCCCTGGTGGCTGTCCGGCATCTCGCACCACATGTCCGGCTACAGCGCGGTGATGTTCACCGGATACGCGGGCATCGCCTACACCTACGGCGTCACCTCCTTCGTCACCTGGTCCTTCCCGATCGCGCTCGGCATCGCCATCGGTTCGAAGATGTTCGCGCCGCGCATCAACCGGCTGCGGTCCAGGCTCCATGTCGCATCCCCGCTGGAGTATCTGAAGAACCGTTACAACCTGCCCACCCAGCAGGCCCTGGCCTGGTCCGGCATGCTGCTGAAGATCGTGGACGTGGGCGCGAAGTGGGCCGCGATCGCGACGCTCCTGTCGGTCTTCACCGGCGTCTCGCTGAACCAGGGCATCCTCATCACCGGCGCCATCACGGCCGTGTACTGCACGATCGGCGGCCTGTGGGCGGACGCGCTGACCGAACTCGGCCAGTTTGTCATCCAGTTGCTCGCCGGACTGTCGATGTTCGTCGCGGTCGTCGCCAAGCTCGACGACAAGAACATCGGTTTCCTCGGCGCCTGGGACGAGCCCGCGCTGCACGGCCACGGCAAGCCGCTGGTCGGCCCGTACGGCACCGTCTTCCTGCTCGCGTTCCTCTTCATCAAGCTCTTCGAGTACAACGGCGGCATGCTCAACCAGGCCCAGCGCTACATGGCGACGGCCGGCCCACGGGAGGCCACCCGCTCCGCACGCCTGTCGGCGGCCCTCTGGCTGGTCTGGCCGGTGATCCTCTTCTTCCCCATGTGGATGTCACCGCTGCTGGTGCACGCGAACAAGCCCGACGGCTCCGACTCCTACGCCCTGATGACCGAACAGCTCCTGCCGCACGGCCTGCTGGGCCTGGTCATCGTCGGCTTCTTCTCCCACACCATGGCCATGTGCTCCTCCGACGCCAACGCGATCGCCGCGGTGTTCACTCGGGACGTGGCACCGGTGCTCTCGGCACGGGCCCGGGCCTGGAACGAGCGGTCGGGGCTGATCGCGGCGCGGGTGACCACGGTCGTCTTCCTCGCCCTGTCGATGTCGGTGGCGACACAGGTCAACTCCCCCACGTTCAAGGACATCATCACCGTCGTCATCAAATGGGTCGCCGGTCTGATGGGCCCGATCGCGATCCCGATGATGCTGGGCCTGCTCCGCCCGTTCCGCCGCTCCGGCCCGACGGCCGCGCTCACCAGCTGGGCGGCGGGTCTGCTGGCCTTCTGGCTGGTCAACTACCCGATCAACTGGAACGTCGACGGCGGAGTCCCGCTCCAGTACCAGGTGTCCGTACCGCTGGCCGTCTCCCTGGTCCTGTACATCCTCATCGGCTACCTGAAGCCGGAGGACACCCCGGAGCGGCTCGCGGTCATCGAGCGGATCAACACGGACGGAGACGGGGCGGCGGCCCCGGTGCCGGCCACGGCGGAGACGGAACCCGCGTAA
- a CDS encoding ADP-ribosylglycohydrolase family protein, which translates to MGATSGAVWGRAEQQDFRSRVRGTLLGAAVGDALGAPVDGLTMEEIQASYGVEGLVDLALAYGRRGAVTHHTQLNLFTVDGLIRAQVRRDTGAWHPPTDLHRAYLRWAATQRDWGPDERRKDDGWLAREEWLYARRDPSRALLIGFGDENMGTLEAPKNPGEQGPEAVVRSAPFGLLVGWESQLVLQLAVECATQTHGHATAYLSAGAYAVIVHALARGDSLDGAVQRALALLAVRPGHQPVSDALQHALGTVRQGMPGPARVEELAGDGAADGLLAAAVYCALVGEDVRHGLCLAVNQAGPSGATGALTGGLLGALHGETALPPAWLAELEGRPTILELADDFAMEMTQGPALHGPAGAAPGWLARYPRGA; encoded by the coding sequence ATGGGGGCGACATCCGGCGCCGTCTGGGGCCGTGCCGAGCAGCAGGACTTCCGCAGCAGGGTGCGCGGCACCCTCCTCGGCGCCGCCGTCGGGGATGCGCTCGGTGCCCCGGTCGACGGGCTCACCATGGAGGAGATCCAGGCGTCGTACGGCGTCGAGGGCCTCGTCGACCTCGCCCTGGCCTACGGCAGACGCGGCGCCGTGACCCATCACACCCAGCTGAACCTGTTCACGGTGGACGGGCTGATACGCGCCCAGGTCCGCCGTGACACCGGCGCCTGGCATCCGCCGACCGATCTGCACCGGGCGTATCTGCGCTGGGCGGCCACCCAGCGGGACTGGGGCCCGGACGAGCGCCGCAAGGACGACGGCTGGCTGGCCCGCGAGGAGTGGCTGTACGCCCGCCGCGATCCGTCGCGTGCGCTGCTGATCGGCTTCGGCGACGAGAACATGGGCACGCTGGAGGCCCCCAAGAACCCGGGCGAGCAGGGCCCGGAGGCCGTCGTCCGCTCGGCACCCTTCGGACTGCTGGTCGGCTGGGAATCACAGCTGGTGCTGCAGCTGGCGGTGGAGTGCGCGACCCAGACCCACGGTCACGCCACCGCGTATCTGTCGGCGGGCGCGTACGCCGTGATCGTGCACGCGCTGGCCCGCGGCGACAGCCTGGACGGCGCCGTGCAGCGCGCGCTCGCCCTGCTCGCCGTCCGCCCCGGCCACCAGCCCGTCTCCGACGCCCTCCAGCACGCGCTGGGCACGGTGCGGCAGGGGATGCCCGGCCCGGCGCGGGTGGAGGAGCTGGCGGGCGACGGGGCCGCGGACGGCCTGCTGGCCGCCGCCGTGTACTGCGCGCTGGTGGGGGAGGACGTACGGCACGGCCTGTGCCTGGCGGTCAACCAGGCCGGCCCCTCCGGCGCCACGGGTGCGCTGACCGGCGGTCTGCTCGGCGCCCTGCACGGCGAGACGGCCCTCCCGCCGGCCTGGCTGGCCGAACTGGAGGGCCGCCCCACGATCCTGGAACTGGCCGACGACTTCGCGATGGAGATGACCCAGGGCCCGGCGCTGCACGGTCCGGCGGGGGCGGCTCCGGGGTGGCTGGCGAGGTATCCGCGAGGGGCGTAA